The following nucleotide sequence is from Candidatus Zixiibacteriota bacterium.
TCTGTGACCAGGCGCGGGAGTCGTGCCCGCGCTTGCCGGCCACGGTATCTCAGATTCACTGGTCATTCCCTGACCCGGCCAAGGCAACTGGATCCGACGACGAGATCATGTTCGTCTTCCGCGCAGTCCGCGATGCCATCGACGAACGCGTCCGCGCGCTGGTCGAAGGAATGGCGCGGGAGCACGGCCGGAAGTCGCGTCCCTCCGCCGGTCCGCGACCAGTGAGACGACATTGATCGGATCGCCACAAACGGGTATCATGAAGCAGGACGGTCGATGATATGGGACGCGGCTGCAGCGCAATTGACTCACTGGCGATCCAGTACGTACGCGAAATCGCGGTCGTATTACGGACTCGCAACCTGGATAACGTCAAGCGATTCTACCATCGCTGGCAAAGCGCCATGGAGATGGCGCCGATGCCCGACGACCGGCAGTTGGAAATCGACATGCACAAAATGATTCTGGAATTGCCGGCATTAGAAGACTTGCACGACGAGTCGCTGGCGTGGCTGAAGGAGCGTGACGAAGTCTGGGACGTGCGCGGCAACAATTGCAGCAGCGGCTGCGATCCGGGGTCCTGCGGGCGCAAGGCGGTCGGATGAGACCGCTGTTTGAATCCTCCGAGAGCGGCAATGCGGCGTAGCGGACGAGTGCCGTGGACCGAGGTCCGTGTCGGAGTCGTGATCCTTTTTGCGTTTGCCGTGCTGCTGTGGGCGGCGTTTCGCGGCACCGGCATGACCGTCTTCGAGCGCACCAACGATCTATATGCTTACTTTGACAACGTCAATGGCTTGGTCAGCGGCTCGCCCGTCTGGCTGGGCGGGATTGAAGTCGGGCACG
It contains:
- the arsC gene encoding arsenate reductase (thioredoxin), whose translation is MKILFLCTGNSCRSQMAEGFALHYAGSGVAVASAGIEAHGLNPRAVTVMAEAGIDISGHTSDVFSVDSVGPSDLVVTVCDQARESCPRLPATVSQIHWSFPDPAKATGSDDEIMFVFRAVRDAIDERVRALVEGMAREHGRKSRPSAGPRPVRRH